A region of Capra hircus breed San Clemente chromosome 11, ASM170441v1, whole genome shotgun sequence DNA encodes the following proteins:
- the LYG1 gene encoding LOW QUALITY PROTEIN: lysozyme g-like protein 1 (The sequence of the model RefSeq protein was modified relative to this genomic sequence to represent the inferred CDS: substituted 1 base at 1 genomic stop codon), whose amino-acid sequence MSVLWLLLGLLVLTGESSESSSWGCRGDIWTLHTPGASCGIGRRQGLSYCGLRASERLAEIDMPSLLRYRPIIHTVGQNHCLDPAVITGVLSRQSHGSNVLADMGPTASLPAVPWSLFPTSWFSEAQVSRVTEVLNVRIKETQRRFPTXTPDQYLRGGLCAYTGGAGYIRSSQDLSCDFCNDVLAQAKYFKRQGF is encoded by the exons ATGTCTGTGCTGTGGCTGCttctaggcctccttgtccttacAGGTGA GTCATCAGAAAGCAGCAGTTGGGGCTGCCGTGGAGACATCTGGACCCTCCACACCCCTGGGGCGTCTTGTGGCATTGGAAGGCGTCAAGGCCTGAGCTACTGCG GACTTCGTGCTTCTGAAAGACTGGCTGAAATAGACATGCCGTCCCTCCTGAGATATCGACCTATCATACATACTGTTGGCCAGAATCACTGCCTGGACCCTGCTGTGATCACTGGTGTCTTGTCCAGGCAGTCTCATGGCAGCAACGTCCTGGCCGAC ATGGG ACCCACTGCCTCTCTTCCTGCGGTACCCTGGTCTTTATTCCCCACATCCTGGTTCAGTGAGGCCCAGGTTTCCCGAGTGACTGAAGTACTGAATGTAAGAATCAAAGAAACCCAGAGGAGGTTCCCAACCTAGACCCCTGACCAGTACCTGAGAG GTGGACTCTGTGCTTACACGGGAGGTGCTGGCTACATCCGAAGCAGCCAGGACCTGAGCTGTGACTTCTGCAATGATGTCCTTGCACAAGCCAAGTACTTCAAGAGACAAGGCTTCTAA